tgagtactcacacacacaaacgaggcCAGTGTGTTTTGAACCGGAACGTCTCTAGATATGCATCACACGTTGAGTGAAGCTCCTCCACTGTCCCTGCCATGGCAGTTTTCTTGGCACCCTGGGTGTTTTCTTGCCACGGTTCTCGTGTGTCGTCCAGACCGGACAGTTAGATACCAGCAGAGTGTGTCTGCCCAGCCTGCATGGAGCCAGAAGACATTCCCTGCTCCTGTTACCTTCACTTTCACATTAAGAATTTAAATGGAGTCTTGAGGAGATTTTAAAGAATATTCTGGCTCTGCCTGACCTTCTATTTGTCAACTTCAAATAGAAAGGCAACATTTTCATGCTGTCAATGAGTCCCCGTGATATTGTGTTTAATGAGCGTGGGTCTGGCTAAGCTACCATCCGACTGGAGGAAACCAAGTCATAGATTGGGATAGTATTGTTCTTTATCACAaccccctcaacacacacacaaacacacacacgtgccaaaCTCAAATTAACAAAAGTTTGTCAGTGAAGGTCCATTGTGTGAAGGTAGACAGATATATCAGCCTTTATTCATAACAGGCTGATGGcttcttttcttgctttgtgtgtgtggatggggttgTGTGTATTGGTGATGGACTTTTCTGTATgtataaaaatgtgtgtgtgtgtagaaggatTTGGGCTGGTCCCCTCACACACGTGTTGAAGCCAGCCAACTGTCCTGTAAAAGAGGAGCTGTCTGGTCTCTGCTCCATCTCTAGGCATCAGTCACACTAGTTCAAGGCTAAGGAGTTTATGTACCGTGGCATTAAAGTGAGATTGCATCCTACCCACACATTTGCCAACCAATGAGAGTTGCATTTATCTCCCGTGTGCTGAAATCCTTTATCAGCAGTTTGGTTGTCTATTTCTGCTAATGCTTGTGTAGCACCAGTGATCTTGTGATGATAGATCAAACCCTTGGCTTTCCTTGTGCACACcatgcatggttgtgtgtgtgcttttgtgtgtgtgcttttgtgtgtcttaatgtgtttgtgcatgaatactctttaatgtgtgtgtgtgtgttgtccctcCACAGACCACAACCAGCCAGGCTGTGTTCCGCCTGCAGTCAGGAGTGTGCAAGCTCTTCAGAGATACTCTGACCACCAAGGGCTTTGTGGAGATCCAGACCCCCAAAATCATATCAGGTATTCGCCGTCACTCTCAAATGCTCTaatcactgagctatacccaaaGTCGAACTGTGCTCTTCTAGTCCTTGACTATATGTGAtatttggaagtcgctttggataaaattaTCTGCTAAGTGAGTCCATGTAAATGAGATGCAGTGTAGAAGCACCATCATTTGGTGTTGTTATAGTGCTACTACCACACTGGGTGACAAGTAGGTTGATCCACCGTGGTGAATCAGCTCCTAAGTAGCTGTTGTGCAAAACTGCAAAGTTTTGcagaaaacaacacaaaaacacaacacaaaaaactGACTGAAAGTGTGACGGTTCTAACTTGCTGGGTGTGTCTGCCACCCTAATCACCAAATGAATCTCTCCAGACAGTGAGGCATTGACATGAAGCTAAGCCTGTAATAGTTAACTGTTGTACTTTTGCAGACATAAACACATATTTTCTCTGGGTTATTAGATGAGGAAGAGTCCTGAAGGTCAAGCAAGGTTCTGTCTGTAACTGTGACGGACGGATTCTACACTCACATATTCGTGCAACATGCATACTGTAGTTCTACACACGCATACGTTTACATATTACATGCATAGTTCTACACAAAGACATGCTAAATGCATAGTTCTATACACAGACATGCTACAATCAGAACTAGTTCATTAGAATTCTGCAGTTTCCCCAAGGGGATGAATAAAGAACCTTTTCTTCTATCGTCTATCTAGAAACCACTCAACCACTATTAGTATACCTCTACAAGTATGTGGTTGTCTGAGCTGCCAGACAtatcccagcctcaccccccagctacccccagcctctcccccagcctttTCATAAGCCCAACGACTCaagcctctcctccagcacccccccagcctccaatgTCGGTGGTTGCAGGAGTGTCTGTCTCACTTCCTCTTTACAGCCAGGAGCCAATGACAAGGTGGCCCAGcatgttgtcagtttgaaaaTGCCGCCTTTTGAACCACGTTGCGCTGTTGCATCCGGAGCTGTGAGTCAACATGGTTCTCACTTCTGAGAACCACGTTTCACCCTGCCTACGCCCAGCTCATGTGTTCTGTACATGTGGTCCTCTGTGCCCGTCCTCACGTAACCCCTTAACTTATCAGAGGATCCACCCAGACCTCAGTCAGAGGTGTCAGTGTGAGACATTTGAAGAGAACAACATGTTCACATGTACACACTACCACCCAAACAGCTAAAccaaggatggaggaagaggaatagAGGCATACTTTCAGCAGCTGGAAGTATGCCTCTCTCCCAGTATGGAGTTTGTCTCAGCCAAAGATGCAGGGAACACTTTAATTTGTTGTAAACTTTGTGAGAGCAGAAAAATGCTTTCAACCATAAAAATCACTGTGCTGACAGGAAAGCCTGTGCAACCAGTGATGCATGCACTCTGGCTAAACCAGTAACGTAAGTATTTACTTTAGATTCCAAGTAATAAGTAAAGAAATATGAATATTATATAGTAAAAAGTAACTTATCAGTCACTTGCCAAATactggtggtgtttgtgtgtgtgtggtattaaagtgcaagtgtgtgtgtgaaattatTTGTAAATTTGTTGTGTGTCTTGTGCTCCTGAAACGGTGCcaaaacaggtgtgtgtgagtgagattatgtgtgtgtgtttatacgtgTCTTCTTCTCCTGAGACGGTGGCattaacaggtgtgtgtgtgtcccttccAGCGGCCAGTGAGGGCGGGGCCAACGTGTTTACTGTGTCCTACTTCAAGACCAGCGCCTACCTGGCCCAGTCCCCCCAGCTCTACAAGCAGATGTGCATCTGTGCTGACTTTGACAAGGTCTTCTGTGTGGGCCCAGGTATGATGCCGCTGgaggactcccccccccccccccccccccaccaccaccaccaccaccaccacccttcccCAAATGTTCCATCCATTCAGTGAGTGCTGAGGTGAGGTGTCAAAGACCAGGGCAGGACCTTGGAAACCTACTGTGTTTTGTTCAAGCCACGCCCTGAGCCTGCTGATGTCCCTGACCAGCACAGAGAACTGTGTTGGTTAGCAGCCCAGGCGTCTGGGATCAACTGCTTCAGATCGTGGAGGGAAATACTCAGAACTTTCTCACCTTTGTGACATTGACATTTTTagttttcaaatgtatttgcaTTCCTACATTTGTtttagtgtttttgttttgcttttagGAGAGGGTGGTTAGTGTTGTTGGATTGTAGGCTGTGGCACGTGAGGAGCAATTTGCTTCTGTATCATCTGGCTAACGCACACAGCTGCAGCACCTTGCTGGTTTTAGCGAAACAAAGTTTCTCTGATATTGCACCAAATTGAAGCTTTAAACTGCTAAAACTGCAGAAATTATCATTGCCCCCCCCCTACTAAAAATGAGGTAGAACTGGGCCTGGTTGACAGACCCAGATGTCAACACTGAATGTTTTCACATGACAGTTGCAGATATTGACCAAAATGTGGGCTATGGTTGAAGTTACATAATTTCTTACTGATCAAGCAGCTCCACATCGCCACTGTGTGGTCTGATCCAGTTATAGAAAGAAAATGTCTACCAAAAGTAACTAACATTTTCCAGTTGTTCTTTTGAATTTAATGGTGGTTGTTGTGTTTCCCAGTGTTCAGAGCAGAAGACTCTAATACACACCGTCACCTGACGGAGTTTGTGGGTCTGGATATTGAGATGGCCTTCAACTACCACTACCATGAGGTGATTGAGTCCATAACCAACACCATGGTTCAGATCTTCAAAGGCTTGAGAGACAAGTAAGATTACTTTTGTGACAGGGGCATTGTTTTGTATCGTGTATACATCGTATGGACGAGTCTGTAGGTGGAAAAATGCTGGGTATTATGTCTCTCAAAGTGTTCCGTGCTTCCCCAGCAACATCTACTTGGGAGTGAGCTACTTGCAGCCCAACCAataccttttgtgtgtgtgtgtctgtatacgtgtgtgtgcgcatctatgcgtgtgtgtcagcTTCCAGACGGAGATCCAGACGGTGAACAGGCAGTACCCCAGCGAGCCCTTCAGGTTCCTGGAGCCCACTCTGAAGCTGGAGTACAGGGAGGGGCTAGCCAtgctgagggaggctggtgtGGAGATGGGTGACGAAGAGGACCTCAGGTCAGATGGCACTAACCTCCTCATAACAAGCCCACCATATACAACCTCTAGAGGAGCAGAACCATTCTTCGGGTGCTAGTGAAGCACCTGAACCTGTTAACTGTGATGTGGTCTCTGACTGACTTCTGTCCTCTGTTTGTCTATTGCTCCACAGCACCCCCAATGAGAAGTTGTTGGGCCGTCTGGTTAAGGAGAAGGTAGACCTTCCACACGTCCTTCCTCCTTTCTATGTGTTttacagccctgtgtgtgtctcagtcagTCGGGACCAGGGCTGCGGATGGGAGCATCAGGGATACAGAGATAtgactgtcctctctctctcctctgttagTATGACACTGACTTCTATGTCCTGGACAAGTACCCCCTGGCTGTGAGGCCCTTCTACACCATGCCTGACCCCAGTGACAGTGTAAGTCAACACGCACACtgattcactcactcacacctaCTCACTCacgcattcactcacacacacacattcactgacTCAAACTCTTTCACTCACGCAAACTTACTCTTTCAGACATACCCACTAGTGTTTGACTGCAGTGACATGACCGTTTTTTCGTCCTCCAGAAATACTCCAACTCTTACGACATGTtcatgagaggagaagagatccTATCTGGCGCTCAAAGAATCCACGACGCTTCTCTGCTCACTGAGAGAGCTACGCACCACAGCATTGGTAACCAcataccagcacacacacacaccccctctctctctctcacccactcactcCATCACCGACATGCAGACAACCCCACCCATACATACAAACCAAATCCCACAAATCAcaacctcctcccacacacacacgcacaaacctgCTGTGGAGAGACTGtgatactttttttttaaattacttctCATTAATAGTTTTTTTTCCATTGTATCTTGCAGATCTGGAGAAGATTAAGGCGTACATTGACTCGTTCCGCTACGGCGCTCCCCCGCATGCAG
The DNA window shown above is from Osmerus eperlanus chromosome 3, fOsmEpe2.1, whole genome shotgun sequence and carries:
- the dars1 gene encoding aspartate--tRNA ligase, cytoplasmic codes for the protein MTKDGVQGAGEEEQAQSKKGLKKQQKEAEKTAKKAEKQAKLAAEQQTTEEDDFAKDRYGVPPMVQSQQKLDRALVRVQDLIPDMADQLIWLRARIHTSRAKGKQCFLVLRQQQFNVQALVAVGDRASKQMVKFAANISKESIVDVEALVKKVDQKIESCSQQDVELFVERIFVISQAEPRLPLQLDDAVRPDGDGDEDGRATVNQDTKLDNRVIDLRTTTSQAVFRLQSGVCKLFRDTLTTKGFVEIQTPKIISAASEGGANVFTVSYFKTSAYLAQSPQLYKQMCICADFDKVFCVGPVFRAEDSNTHRHLTEFVGLDIEMAFNYHYHEVIESITNTMVQIFKGLRDNFQTEIQTVNRQYPSEPFRFLEPTLKLEYREGLAMLREAGVEMGDEEDLSTPNEKLLGRLVKEKYDTDFYVLDKYPLAVRPFYTMPDPSDSKYSNSYDMFMRGEEILSGAQRIHDASLLTERATHHSIDLEKIKAYIDSFRYGAPPHAGGGIGLERVCMLYLGLHNVRQTSMFPRDPKRLTP